Within the Fischerella sp. PCC 9605 genome, the region GGTGTAGAACTATTCACAGCAAGTTCAATCGACTAGCGATAATGATTACAAATAGAACATCCTGGCACTCTGTGAGCAAGGTAAAACATCACGGTCAGCGTTGCTGCGTGTCTAACTATTACTTTTCTTCAAAACCTGGTGATATAGAGGAATATTTTCACGTTACCTCATTTCGAGGACGCCCAGAACAAAAGATGAGAGATATAGTATTACAGGGGGATGCAGTCTTACGCAATGGAATTCGTAAAATTGTTAAACATGGAATTAGAAAGCCTCATTATTACGAAAAGTAGACAGCAAATGATGAATTAGTAGTATATCCGTGAAACCCCTTTTTAGCCTACTCAAAAGATATTGGATTTTGGCTTTAGCAGGTTTGATCCTCTATCTGCTGATGCTTGTTCCTGTGCGTCTGGCGATCGCGTCCTATCAAGCTCCCCAACCTGAAGCCATCCTTACACTTGGTGGTGAAACATTAGGACAAAGAGAAGAATTCACCGCAGAGTTTGCTCATTGGTATCCATCCCTAGAAATTTGGGTTTCTTCTGGTATGTGTCCCAATAAAGCACGTAAAATTTTTCAAGCCGCAGGTATCTCAGACAATCGCCTTCACCTCGACTACCGTGCTGTTGATACAGTTACCAACTTTACTACTCTCATTTCTGATTTCAAACAACACCACATTCAGCATCTTTACCTGATTACCTCTGACTATCACATGCCCAGAGCCAAAGCGATCGCCACTATTATCCTTGGTAGCCAAGGTATCACCTTCACTCCACTCTCTGTACGATCAAACCAACCGAAAGAATCCAACCTCCGCATTCTTCGTGATATTTGTCGCTCTCTGCTTTGGATTGTTACAGGTCGTACGGGGGCAAGCCTTCAGTTTGATGTTGATTTACCATAATATGCGTCTAGATTGCTATGATGTCGGCACTTACACACCAGGTGCGCCCTACTGGAAACAAGTTTTGTGGTATTTCCTGGGGTTCCCTTTGGTAAAAAGTTATTGGCTTCCCATGTCAGCCCTAAAAGTTTGGTTACTCCGTATTTTTGGAGCAAAAATTGGTCGAAATGTCCGCATTAAGCCAGGAGTGCGGGTGAAGTTTCCTTGGCGGTTGAGTATAGGCGATCATGTATGGATTGGGGAAGATGCTTGGATAGATAACCTTGCTCAGGTGACTATCGAAAGTCATGTATGCCTATCTCAGGGTGTCTATCTCTGCACCGGCAATCACGACTGGACTCATCCCGATTTTAAACTGATGACTGCTCCTATTCACATTCAAGAGAGTAGTTGGATTGCAGCAAAGGCAGTAATTGGCCCCGGCGTTACAGTTGGTCGGGGAGCAGTGCTAACTTTAGGGGGAGTGACTGCACGCTCTCTAGAACCAATGACAATTTATGCGGGTAACCTAGCTCAACCGGTTAAGCAAAGAAAGGTGATTTACGGTTTAAGGAGGGCAAAACGCAAAACTGAAAAAATTATTGCTGAACTTGATCGTGATGGAGTAGAAGAATGAGATTAGTAGAGCGTCACATTATCAAAATTGGGCATCAATTTTACGAAGAAATAGATGATTTAGCATGGCGTTCTAAGAACCTCTACAACTAGGCTAACTACTTGGTAAGGCAGTCATTTATCTTTGAAGGCAAATATCTGAATAACGCTGCCGTATTCCCTAAAGTAAAGCACCATGAGTCATACACGGCACTACCGCGTAAAGTCAGTAATCAAGTACTGATGGTTTTACACCGGAACTGGAAGTCATTTTTTGAGGCACAGAAAGCGTATAACCAAGACCCATCAAAGTTTAAAAGTCGTCCGAAATTGCCCAAGTACAAGGACAAAGAAAAGGGGCGAAATCTAGTAATTTATGAGCGCGGTGCAATCTCAAAAACATTACTAAAAAAAGGAGTGATTAAACTATCTCAAACTCAAATTGAATTTGCCACTAAAGCTAGTAATATCAAACAAGTGCGGCTCATTCCCCAGTGTGGGCAGTATGTAATTGAACTGGTGTATTCACAAGACGCAAAGCCACAGCAATTAAACCCAGATTGGGTGGCGGGTATTGATATTGGGTTAGACAATTTAGCGGGGTTAACTTCAAACAAGCCTGGGTTAAGAGCAGTTCTTGTTAACGGGCGACCACTAAAATCTATTAACCAACAATACAATAAAATCAAAGCACTTCTTCAATCTAAACTCCAAGGCAATGCCAAAACATCACGCCGCATCCTTTGCATAACTTGTAAGCGTAATAACCGGATTGACAATTACCTACACAATGCTAGTCGATGGATTATCAACTACTTGGCAAGCCAGGAAATTGGAACATTAGTGATTGGCAAAAATCAGCAGTGGAAACAACAAATCAATCTCGGTAAAACAACTAATCAGAACTTCGTTAGTATTCCTCATGCTCGGTTTATCGAGCAGTTGAAGTACAAAGCTGAATTAGTTGGAATAACCGTTTTGATTAATGAAGAGTCATACCCCCTGTTATGTCGTTTACAACGTCTACAACATTTATATAGTAAATATTTTACGCTGTTGACGATTTATACAACGTTTCAAGTGGATACTGGGATAACATCTCTGAAAAAGGTATCCACTTTTCATCGTTAGTGTAGATCATGATGCCGTCTTTGGTAGTTTGACTAGCTTGAATCAACCTATGCAGCTTGGCTTTTGGATACCATTCGGTGAATAAGTCTAACTCCGATTTAATTTGAATTTTCCCATTGGGTTTCCATCCTTGCTCAATAGCTGTTTTCAGCCAACCTCCAGGTTTATCAACATCACCATCAGAGATTGCTTCTTTAAAAGCTTCTATCGCATCTAAAACANNNNNNNNNNNNNNNNNNNNNNNNNNNNNNNNNNNNNNNNNNNNNNNNNNNNNNNNNNNNNNNNNNNNNNNNNNNNNNNNNNNNNNNNNNNNNNNNNNNNGACTTTCATCCTCACTTACTCTCAATATCGTTGTTTACATTATAGATGTAAAAGATTATTTTGTATAGATATGAAAACAGCGTAGTGATAAAACTTCATATCAGCTACGCTGTTGTTGTTGTTGTTATTTATAATTTAATCAGATATAAACCAGCGCATCTTCGTTTCTTGATTTAGACCCAATCCCAGTCTACAAGCAAGGCGAGAAACATAGTTTTAGTGGCAAGCGAATCACAAGGGCATGGTACAAATCCAAGCATGGTTTACGCATCCATGCTGATATCAACGCCAGTCTGAATTTGATTAGAAAGGTAGTCCCTGCGGCTTTTGGCTTCGGGATAGCGGGTATTGCAGTTTGCCCCTTCCGGGTCACTCCGGGTAAAGTGGCTTAGAGATATTTGTCCATAAAGCTACTAACTGTAAGTCTTGATCTGATTGGAATTATCGGGGTAGGGCAAGCAAGACTTAACTTGGGTATTGGTTTTGTTGATGCGGGTATGCAGTGACATTGTATTCCTAATATTAAGTAGTTAATAGTTAATAGCCAGGAACCATTAACCATGAACAATCAACCAGAAGTGCTATTCGCTATTAGGTGCCGATCAAGTACATTTTTCACCATTGTTAACAGCTTGTGTTCCAGATAAGGCTTGGTGATATAAGCTGTTGCCCCCAGTTCCGAAGCCATCAAGCAGTGTTTTTCACCACTTCGAGACGTCAGGATAATTACAGGAATAGTTGCCAAAGCAGGGTCTTGCTGACGGTGTTTGAGAAACTCAAACCCATTCATTCGAGGCATCTCGATATCGCAGATCACCAACTCGATGCTTGTGTGATGCTGGAGTTGCTGAATTGCTTCGTAACCATCTTTTGCCTGAAGTACCTGATAGCCAGCTTTTTGTAGGGCCTGAGCCAAGCTTTGGCGCACAGTGATGGAATCATCCACTATGAGAACTATTTTGTTTGGTATTGTCTGGGGAACTAATTTGGCCTTGACTGGTGGTAGTGAGGCAGTACGGAACTGGGGTAATTGGCGTTGCTGGGAACTGGATGAGAGGATACGAGCATTTGTGTATAATCGTGTGTTAATAGCATCGCTATCCCGTAGGTAATTAGTATGGCTACTAGCTTGCCGATCCAACACATACTCCATCAATGCTGCCGCGTCGAGTACTAGTGTCAGCCGGCCATCAGCCAGTATACTTCCCCCATAAATATAGCTGGGTGGCACAATCATTTGCCCCAAAGGACGAATAACTAATTCTTGTTCCCCAAGCATCTGCTCTACTTCCAGACCAAGAAGCCGATCTTGGTAACGGATGAGAATAATGGGCATCATTTCTCCCTGAGGGATAAAGGTATGCTTGGGCTGGGAAACCAAGGAGTCCAAAGGCGAGAAATAATTCAGAACTTTCGAGAGTTGGTAAATAGGGATGAGTTGTTCATCATCACCCTTCCCCCACCGTAGGACTTTACCACCTTCCCAGGATCTGATCTGGTGTGCTTGAGGCATGAGAACTTGCTCGATCGCATCAGTAAAAAAGGTATAGATGCGATCGCCTGCCTGGGTGAGAAGCAATCTCGCGATGTTTAGACTCAGGGGAATTTGGAGTATGAACGTTGTGCCTCGGTGGAGTTCAGAAGAAACCGCGATCGAACCCTGGATTGCTTGCAACTGAGTACGCACCACATTCAGACCAATGCCTCGCCCAGAGAGGTCATTAACACCAGAAGCGGTAGAAAAGCCTGGTTCAAACAGTAAATTCGTCAACTCAGCTTCATTAAGATTGCTAGCTTCGGCAACGATTTGACGTTCTACCGCCGTGGCGCGAATCTTGTCAAAATCCAATCCTTGACCATCATCCCGAATTTCAATCATCAAGTACCTACCCTGATGGTAGGCGCAGATTTCAATCTGACCTTGGTGTGGTTTACCCCGTTGTTGCCGGATTGGGGGGGACTCAATCCCGTGGTCAAAAGCATTGCGAATCAGGTGCAACAGGGGATCGTATAGCTTTTCAACCACCACTTTATCCACTAGAACTTCATTTCCACGGATTTCCAGTACTACTGACTTTTTATGTATAACTTGTAACTGTTGCAGCAGCAGGGGGAAGCGACGGAAAAGTTCGCCCAAGGGCGACATCCGAGCTGTCATTAGGGCATCACGGGTACTGGTCAACAGCCGACGTTGTTTTTCTACAGTCTGTTTGGACTGGCGAGCAAACAAATCGATAGCATCGATGGCTTCTGCTAATTGCACGGTGTTTTCCAGAATCGACTGGATGAGAATCTGGGATTTGCTATAGCTATTTAGTTCTAAGGAATCAAAACGTTCAATGGATAGAC harbors:
- a CDS encoding YdcF family protein; protein product: MKPLFSLLKRYWILALAGLILYLLMLVPVRLAIASYQAPQPEAILTLGGETLGQREEFTAEFAHWYPSLEIWVSSGMCPNKARKIFQAAGISDNRLHLDYRAVDTVTNFTTLISDFKQHHIQHLYLITSDYHMPRAKAIATIILGSQGITFTPLSVRSNQPKESNLRILRDICRSLLWIVTGRTGASLQFDVDLP
- a CDS encoding WcaF family extracellular polysaccharide biosynthesis acetyltransferase, with the translated sequence MRLDCYDVGTYTPGAPYWKQVLWYFLGFPLVKSYWLPMSALKVWLLRIFGAKIGRNVRIKPGVRVKFPWRLSIGDHVWIGEDAWIDNLAQVTIESHVCLSQGVYLCTGNHDWTHPDFKLMTAPIHIQESSWIAAKAVIGPGVTVGRGAVLTLGGVTARSLEPMTIYAGNLAQPVKQRKVIYGLRRAKRKTEKIIAELDRDGVEE
- a CDS encoding RNA-guided endonuclease InsQ/TnpB family protein, producing MVRQSFIFEGKYLNNAAVFPKVKHHESYTALPRKVSNQVLMVLHRNWKSFFEAQKAYNQDPSKFKSRPKLPKYKDKEKGRNLVIYERGAISKTLLKKGVIKLSQTQIEFATKASNIKQVRLIPQCGQYVIELVYSQDAKPQQLNPDWVAGIDIGLDNLAGLTSNKPGLRAVLVNGRPLKSINQQYNKIKALLQSKLQGNAKTSRRILCITCKRNNRIDNYLHNASRWIINYLASQEIGTLVIGKNQQWKQQINLGKTTNQNFVSIPHARFIEQLKYKAELVGITVLINEESYPLLCRLQRLQHLYSKYFTLLTIYTTFQVDTGITSLKKVSTFHR
- a CDS encoding hybrid sensor histidine kinase/response regulator is translated as MTNDPSIHEQSLHYFLQEAGELLQALEQELLSLRKDYSLNKIHTMMRLTHTLKGAAAMVGMETIKSVAHSLEDIFKALCKPGLVIDAEVEALLFEGYECLRLPLTALFTGGQVNDAEVLDRTATVFAQLQEKLGDFFADEAYLPSSQELGFDLMQSIFKLGVAQQLDELAAVLADGDPMAIASKLRTEAEVFQGLAESLKLPGFGAIAQAAIAALAAHPEQVLTIAQTALLDFQDARVAVLNGDRNQGGQPSLALLQLSGLSTSVNPAVELEVSQDNFDVREPIVKKSTNKNRASRKSTQTPTSTNRQSRKTVQTQTGTNRQRKKKPRPENLPSSENASVEAQESATQREVGWVASTTDTNLNESQNQESANPLLETIWGAAEEIHRLNPSLEESEEVNDEVPPTPTPETDESSHVLHKDQIFPSRTVRVNVEELERLDYSIGELLTNQNRQSLQNDQLLAAVRVVLSRLKQHSSLLDQLQDRSDRLFTVPEQGEEDTGTFSASSTLGVTGSNETASLEASSPLSLPGLSIERFDSLELNSYSKSQILIQSILENTVQLAEAIDAIDLFARQSKQTVEKQRRLLTSTRDALMTARMSPLGELFRRFPLLLQQLQVIHKKSVVLEIRGNEVLVDKVVVEKLYDPLLHLIRNAFDHGIESPPIRQQRGKPHQGQIEICAYHQGRYLMIEIRDDGQGLDFDKIRATAVERQIVAEASNLNEAELTNLLFEPGFSTASGVNDLSGRGIGLNVVRTQLQAIQGSIAVSSELHRGTTFILQIPLSLNIARLLLTQAGDRIYTFFTDAIEQVLMPQAHQIRSWEGGKVLRWGKGDDEQLIPIYQLSKVLNYFSPLDSLVSQPKHTFIPQGEMMPIILIRYQDRLLGLEVEQMLGEQELVIRPLGQMIVPPSYIYGGSILADGRLTLVLDAAALMEYVLDRQASSHTNYLRDSDAINTRLYTNARILSSSSQQRQLPQFRTASLPPVKAKLVPQTIPNKIVLIVDDSITVRQSLAQALQKAGYQVLQAKDGYEAIQQLQHHTSIELVICDIEMPRMNGFEFLKHRQQDPALATIPVIILTSRSGEKHCLMASELGATAYITKPYLEHKLLTMVKNVLDRHLIANSTSG